The following coding sequences lie in one Listeria ivanovii subsp. londoniensis genomic window:
- a CDS encoding ECF transporter S component, which translates to MKIQKLVLCAMLIAMCVIGANIKLMGSVAFDATPAFIGTLLLGPMYGAILGIFGHLTSALLAGFPLTLPIHLIVAGMMGITMIAYGFTRQMLAEKTQLISVGLSSLVAFVFNCPLSLLALYPFMHEAVLALFPVLAIGTICNIFVAEIVYQVLPERWKKRIAGY; encoded by the coding sequence TTGAAGATTCAAAAATTAGTATTATGTGCGATGTTAATTGCGATGTGTGTAATTGGCGCAAACATAAAATTAATGGGTTCAGTTGCATTTGATGCGACACCAGCTTTTATCGGTACCTTATTACTTGGTCCAATGTACGGGGCAATTCTTGGGATATTCGGTCATTTAACTTCCGCGTTACTAGCGGGTTTTCCGTTAACGCTACCGATTCACTTAATTGTTGCTGGAATGATGGGCATTACGATGATTGCTTATGGCTTTACACGTCAAATGTTGGCAGAAAAAACACAACTAATTAGCGTTGGTTTATCCAGTCTAGTTGCTTTTGTTTTTAACTGTCCGCTATCTTTATTAGCACTTTACCCATTTATGCACGAAGCAGTATTGGCATTATTTCCAGTCCTTGCGATTGGCACGATTTGCAATATTTTTGTAGCAGAAATCGTGTATCAAGTTTTACCGGAACGCTGGAAAAAGCGAATTGCCGGTTACTAA
- the cbiD gene encoding cobalt-precorrin-5B (C(1))-methyltransferase CbiD, which translates to MEDFIYYNGKKYRKGYTTGTCAAAAAKACVEMILTQEEVNAVQVETTGGQILEIPVAKQQFSKTKATAAVQKDGGDDIDATHGMWIFVDVELTDDDEIHLDGGIGIGRATQKGISVAVGEAAINPAPRKNILSTVHESLGATSGANILVYAPEGEERAKRTMNSNLGIIGGISILGTTGIVTPMSDEGWKKSLSIELEMKRTQGMDQIILVPGNYGDDFVQNILGFSSNQVVSMSNFVGYMLKETQRLAFKRVLMVGHFGKLVKVSAGIFTTYSKDADARAEILVANLALLGAPLSLLQEVEKCNTTEAAGELIEAAGFTQVYDVIVQKIKARSERFLKFTKPSVEIDVVTFSTERGLLASTKNIEVLREEWQ; encoded by the coding sequence ATGGAAGATTTTATTTATTATAATGGCAAAAAATATCGAAAAGGTTATACAACTGGAACATGCGCAGCCGCAGCCGCCAAAGCTTGTGTGGAAATGATTTTAACGCAAGAAGAAGTGAATGCTGTTCAAGTAGAAACAACCGGCGGACAGATACTGGAAATCCCAGTAGCAAAACAACAATTTTCTAAAACAAAAGCAACTGCTGCGGTACAAAAAGATGGCGGAGATGATATTGATGCAACTCATGGCATGTGGATTTTTGTGGATGTGGAGCTAACGGATGATGACGAAATCCATTTAGACGGAGGAATTGGCATTGGTCGTGCTACACAAAAAGGAATTTCTGTGGCAGTTGGTGAGGCGGCTATTAACCCGGCGCCACGAAAAAATATCCTGTCAACTGTCCACGAGTCGCTTGGTGCAACTAGTGGAGCCAATATTTTAGTTTATGCACCAGAAGGAGAAGAACGCGCCAAACGTACAATGAACAGTAATCTTGGTATTATCGGCGGAATTTCTATCCTTGGAACAACTGGAATTGTCACGCCCATGTCAGATGAAGGCTGGAAAAAGTCGCTATCCATCGAATTGGAAATGAAGCGAACACAAGGAATGGACCAAATCATTTTAGTTCCAGGAAATTACGGCGATGATTTTGTCCAAAATATACTTGGATTTTCGAGCAATCAAGTTGTTTCGATGAGTAATTTTGTAGGCTATATGCTGAAAGAAACACAACGTCTTGCCTTTAAACGAGTTTTAATGGTAGGGCACTTCGGCAAATTAGTTAAAGTATCGGCGGGAATATTTACGACCTACAGTAAAGATGCGGATGCGCGTGCAGAAATCTTGGTCGCCAACCTCGCTCTTCTCGGCGCCCCACTTTCACTATTACAAGAAGTCGAAAAATGCAATACAACCGAAGCAGCAGGTGAATTAATTGAAGCAGCGGGTTTTACGCAAGTTTATGACGTAATTGTTCAAAAAATTAAAGCAAGGTCTGAACGCTTTCTCAAGTTTACCAAACCAAGCGTAGAAATTGATGTAGTAACTTTTTCAACCGAACGAGGCTTACTTGCTTCCACGAAAAATATCGAGGTTTTACGGGAGGAATGGCAGTGA
- a CDS encoding cobalt-precorrin-7 (C(5))-methyltransferase — MISVVGIGPGNSSFLTREAIVALETADTIFGSKRQLQEVSNITTATKELLPKKLADLKTIQHKGKEVVILASGDPLLYGIGNWAMTHFPEEVRIIPGISSIQIMFHKIGLPMNDCFITSSHGKTPDFNFLLQHSKVAMVTDTLIGPYEIAQEILKRDLKKIIYIGENLSSAEERIHQLSPNKVAKKYDMNVVVIVDEG, encoded by the coding sequence GTGATTAGTGTGGTAGGAATTGGGCCAGGTAATTCGAGTTTTTTAACGCGTGAAGCAATAGTGGCGCTTGAAACGGCCGATACAATTTTTGGTTCCAAGCGGCAACTACAAGAAGTAAGCAATATAACAACAGCAACAAAAGAACTTTTACCAAAAAAGTTAGCAGATTTAAAAACCATCCAACATAAAGGCAAGGAAGTGGTTATTTTAGCTTCTGGAGACCCGTTGTTGTACGGGATTGGGAACTGGGCGATGACACATTTTCCAGAAGAAGTCCGGATTATTCCAGGTATTAGTTCCATCCAAATCATGTTTCATAAAATTGGTCTTCCTATGAATGATTGTTTTATCACAAGTAGTCACGGGAAAACTCCGGATTTCAACTTTTTATTACAACATTCCAAAGTAGCGATGGTAACAGATACACTGATTGGTCCGTACGAAATCGCCCAAGAAATTTTAAAACGAGACTTGAAAAAAATAATCTATATTGGTGAAAACTTAAGTTCAGCTGAAGAGCGAATCCATCAACTTTCGCCGAATAAAGTAGCAAAAAAATACGATATGAATGTTGTGGTGATTGTAGATGAAGGATGA
- the cbiB gene encoding adenosylcobinamide-phosphate synthase CbiB, with the protein MTVLFYTTSFILDCLLGDPYSWPHPIKAIGNFIQLLVTFLRKISESEKWLYVAGGILFVLTVGLTGALSAFLLFISAKVAYWLYVIVFIYLSYTTLAVTCLAKEARKIQRTLTTGDLAAARIQVGMIVGRDTENLSREQISKATIETVAENTADGVIAPLFYLFIGGPVLALMYKAVNTLDSMVGYKTEKYRAIGFVSAKMDDIANFIPARLTWLFLVIASFLLKYNSRAAWKIGLRDRKKHTSPNCAYPEGAVAGALDITLGGTHEYFGETVVKPTIGAGASPVTQQQIIQTIKLLYTASSCAFILFATIHLLLF; encoded by the coding sequence ATGACGGTGCTGTTTTATACGACATCTTTTATATTAGATTGCCTTTTGGGGGATCCTTATAGTTGGCCACATCCAATTAAAGCAATTGGCAACTTCATCCAGCTGTTAGTTACTTTTTTACGAAAAATAAGTGAATCGGAAAAATGGCTGTATGTTGCTGGTGGAATCTTATTCGTTTTGACAGTTGGCTTGACCGGCGCTTTGTCCGCATTTCTACTTTTTATTAGTGCAAAAGTGGCTTACTGGTTGTATGTGATTGTTTTTATCTATTTAAGCTACACGACGCTCGCTGTGACATGCCTTGCGAAAGAAGCGCGGAAAATCCAGCGTACGCTAACGACTGGGGATTTAGCAGCAGCAAGAATTCAAGTTGGCATGATAGTTGGTCGTGACACAGAAAATCTTTCCAGAGAGCAAATTAGTAAAGCAACAATTGAAACAGTTGCCGAAAATACCGCGGACGGGGTCATTGCTCCACTTTTTTACTTATTCATTGGTGGTCCGGTGCTTGCCTTAATGTATAAGGCGGTGAATACACTGGATTCGATGGTTGGCTATAAGACAGAAAAATATCGTGCGATTGGTTTTGTTTCTGCCAAAATGGATGACATCGCAAATTTTATCCCAGCGCGGCTCACTTGGCTATTCCTAGTAATTGCGAGCTTTCTTTTAAAATATAATAGTCGAGCAGCGTGGAAAATAGGCTTACGGGATCGAAAAAAACATACAAGTCCCAATTGTGCTTATCCAGAAGGCGCTGTTGCAGGAGCACTCGATATTACGCTCGGTGGAACACATGAATATTTTGGCGAAACAGTTGTGAAACCAACAATTGGTGCCGGCGCAAGTCCAGTTACCCAGCAACAAATTATCCAAACAATTAAATTACTTTATACCGCATCCAGTTGTGCATTTATTCTTTTCGCAACGATACATTTATTACTATTTTAA
- a CDS encoding cobalt-precorrin-8 methylmutase, which produces MNYIKNPAKIEEKSFEIIQQIIDDIRPDYTFQNKLEEAIIKRAIHTTADFDYLDSLVFQQDVISKIIHCLQNKGTIFTDTNMALSGINKRLLDELGCKYHCYVSDPETIEIAKQHGITRSMAGIKLASLKDGPKLFVLGNAPTAVYKIIEMTESGQLQPDAVIAVPVGFVGAAECKEEILATDIPAIVARGRKGGSNLAAAIVNAILITM; this is translated from the coding sequence ATGAACTACATTAAAAACCCCGCAAAAATTGAAGAAAAAAGCTTCGAAATAATTCAACAAATTATTGATGATATTAGACCAGATTACACGTTCCAAAATAAGCTAGAAGAAGCAATTATTAAACGAGCAATACATACGACAGCAGATTTTGATTATTTAGATAGTCTGGTTTTTCAACAGGATGTGATTTCAAAAATTATTCATTGTTTACAAAATAAAGGAACCATTTTTACCGATACGAATATGGCGCTTAGTGGTATTAATAAACGACTTTTAGATGAACTAGGTTGTAAATATCATTGTTACGTAAGTGATCCTGAAACAATCGAAATCGCTAAGCAACATGGTATTACAAGATCTATGGCCGGAATAAAACTTGCTTCATTAAAAGACGGACCGAAACTATTTGTTCTTGGAAATGCTCCAACTGCTGTTTATAAAATTATCGAAATGACAGAAAGCGGCCAGTTGCAACCGGATGCCGTAATTGCTGTTCCTGTAGGCTTTGTAGGCGCTGCGGAATGCAAAGAAGAAATTCTTGCGACGGATATTCCAGCTATTGTGGCCCGCGGAAGAAAAGGTGGTAGTAATTTAGCTGCCGCGATTGTCAACGCAATTCTTATCACAATGTAA
- a CDS encoding cobalt-precorrin-4 methyltransferase: MAQVHFVGAGPGDKELITLKGYHLLKEADVVIYAGSLVNPELLEYCKADCEIHNSASMNLIEIIDCMEKGVTAGKEVVRLQTGDFSIYGSIREQVEEMKKRSIPFTCTPGVSSFLGAASSFGVEYTVPEVSQSVIITRMAGRTPVPSRESLRSYAAHQTSMVIFLSVQGIRKVVSELIKGGYKPETPAAVIYKATWAEEKKVTGTLQDIAEKVTEAGITKTALIMVGDFLGEEFYYSKLYDKDFKHEYR, translated from the coding sequence ATGGCACAAGTACATTTCGTCGGAGCAGGCCCTGGAGACAAAGAACTAATTACATTAAAAGGATACCACTTACTAAAAGAAGCAGATGTGGTGATTTACGCAGGTTCGCTAGTGAATCCAGAACTATTAGAATACTGTAAAGCAGACTGCGAAATTCATAATAGTGCAAGTATGAACTTAATCGAAATAATTGATTGTATGGAAAAAGGCGTGACTGCCGGGAAAGAAGTAGTTCGCTTGCAAACAGGCGATTTCTCCATTTATGGTTCGATTCGTGAACAAGTAGAAGAAATGAAAAAGCGTTCAATTCCATTCACATGTACTCCAGGAGTTAGTTCTTTCCTTGGGGCAGCAAGTAGCTTCGGAGTAGAATATACCGTTCCGGAAGTAAGCCAAAGTGTTATTATTACCCGAATGGCTGGAAGAACCCCGGTGCCATCCCGCGAATCGCTCAGATCTTATGCGGCTCACCAAACATCCATGGTCATTTTTCTTTCTGTTCAAGGAATCCGGAAAGTTGTTTCGGAGTTAATCAAAGGCGGCTACAAACCCGAAACCCCAGCTGCCGTCATTTACAAAGCGACTTGGGCAGAAGAGAAAAAAGTCACAGGAACACTTCAAGACATCGCTGAAAAAGTCACAGAAGCAGGCATTACAAAAACAGCACTAATCATGGTTGGCGATTTCCTTGGAGAAGAATTTTATTACTCCAAACTATATGACAAGGACTTCAAGCATGAGTATAGATAA
- a CDS encoding cobyrinate a,c-diamide synthase, with translation MKKIVIAAASSGAGKTTVTLGIMQALKKRGQRVQPFKVGPDYIDTNYHQAITGVPSINLDSFLIADDCLLASLFQKHAALADISVIEGVMGLFDGLGIDRDNASTSFIAKCTKTPVILVVDGKAISTSAAAIVAGFNSFDPELQLAGVIVNRVASESHFSLIKGAIERYTDVPVLGYLPKNSEVALPERHLGLVPQEEMDELEAKWALLGDLIETHVDMERLLQISELGGELVNTNPKVQLPDFSGKKVAYALDEAFHFYYQDNLDLIKSTGVELIPFSPLEDKALPEADFIYIGGGFPEVFASRLAQNYSMRESILTAHENGIPIYAECGGLMYLGTSLEVNGTLYDMVGIFEGVSKMTERLRKFGYCFATPAYDTLLGKTGTTIRGHEFHHSIFETTEKTCLNLSKMRDGAVIKEWCGGYQKGNTFASYLHIHFYQNPAILTQMFGAMKR, from the coding sequence ATGAAGAAAATCGTAATTGCCGCAGCATCAAGTGGGGCCGGGAAAACAACTGTAACGCTTGGTATTATGCAGGCTTTGAAAAAAAGAGGTCAACGTGTTCAACCATTCAAAGTGGGACCCGATTATATTGATACGAATTATCATCAAGCAATTACCGGTGTCCCGTCGATCAATTTGGATAGTTTCTTAATAGCTGACGATTGTTTGCTAGCTTCTCTGTTTCAAAAGCATGCTGCACTCGCAGATATATCTGTGATTGAAGGCGTGATGGGGCTTTTTGACGGGTTAGGCATAGACCGGGATAACGCCAGTACTTCTTTTATAGCTAAATGTACGAAAACACCGGTTATTTTAGTGGTTGATGGAAAGGCAATCTCTACTTCTGCTGCCGCAATTGTCGCTGGTTTTAACAGCTTTGATCCGGAACTGCAATTAGCTGGAGTGATTGTCAATCGGGTAGCGTCAGAAAGCCATTTTTCCTTAATAAAAGGGGCGATTGAACGATATACGGATGTTCCTGTGTTGGGTTATTTGCCGAAAAATTCGGAGGTTGCGCTTCCTGAAAGACATCTCGGTTTAGTTCCGCAAGAGGAAATGGATGAACTAGAGGCGAAGTGGGCGTTACTTGGAGATTTAATCGAAACGCATGTCGATATGGAAAGATTGTTGCAAATTAGTGAACTTGGCGGAGAACTTGTGAATACTAATCCGAAAGTTCAACTACCTGATTTTTCTGGCAAGAAAGTAGCATACGCGCTAGATGAAGCATTTCATTTTTACTACCAAGATAATTTAGACTTAATCAAATCGACCGGGGTAGAATTAATTCCATTTAGTCCACTGGAAGATAAAGCGTTGCCAGAAGCTGATTTCATTTATATTGGCGGAGGATTTCCAGAAGTATTTGCAAGTAGGCTAGCACAAAATTACTCGATGCGCGAATCCATTTTGACGGCGCATGAAAACGGCATTCCGATATATGCAGAATGTGGTGGCTTGATGTATCTCGGTACAAGTTTGGAAGTGAATGGGACGCTTTACGATATGGTAGGCATTTTTGAAGGGGTGAGTAAGATGACGGAGCGACTTCGGAAATTTGGTTATTGTTTTGCAACTCCAGCATACGATACACTACTTGGCAAAACCGGGACAACGATTCGCGGACATGAATTTCATCACTCCATTTTCGAAACAACGGAAAAAACTTGTCTAAATTTGTCTAAAATGCGCGACGGAGCAGTTATTAAAGAATGGTGCGGCGGCTATCAAAAAGGGAATACTTTTGCGAGTTATCTGCACATCCATTTCTACCAAAATCCTGCTATCTTAACGCAGATGTTTGGAGCGATGAAACGATGA
- a CDS encoding decarboxylating cobalt-precorrin-6B (C(15))-methyltransferase, with protein MKDEVFIRGKVPMTKAEVRAASIDLLGLNNTCRKVLDVGAGTGSVGLQIACAYPEIEVTAIERNPEAVELINQNKAKFGLQNIAVIEAYAPVEMPATNQFDAIFIGGSGGNLTDIIDWSLEHLNTDGHLVLNFILLENALTAMQHLEECAVSELTMKQIQVANWHKLGAGHYFAPQNPTMIIGCKKNKE; from the coding sequence ATGAAGGATGAAGTATTTATTCGCGGCAAAGTTCCAATGACAAAAGCGGAAGTTCGAGCAGCAAGCATTGATTTACTTGGATTAAATAATACGTGCCGAAAAGTGCTAGATGTTGGCGCTGGTACAGGAAGCGTGGGGCTCCAAATTGCTTGCGCGTATCCAGAAATCGAGGTAACAGCTATCGAGCGAAATCCAGAAGCAGTAGAACTTATCAACCAGAATAAAGCAAAATTCGGGTTGCAAAATATCGCTGTTATCGAAGCTTATGCCCCAGTAGAAATGCCAGCAACTAATCAATTCGATGCGATTTTTATTGGCGGAAGTGGTGGAAATTTAACCGATATTATTGATTGGTCATTAGAGCATTTGAATACAGACGGGCATTTAGTACTCAACTTTATTTTGCTCGAGAACGCCCTTACCGCCATGCAGCATTTAGAAGAATGTGCGGTGAGTGAATTGACGATGAAACAAATCCAAGTAGCAAATTGGCATAAACTCGGTGCAGGACATTACTTTGCACCACAAAATCCAACCATGATTATTGGCTGTAAAAAAAATAAGGAGTGA
- the cbiG gene encoding cobalt-precorrin 5A hydrolase, which translates to MSIDKIAIIAVTARGRDLAIQLTNTIDATIFVPAKHANSKSQALQPDFRTGMQTLFSKYQGLICIMATGIVVRTLAPVIQDKLSDPAVLVMDENGEFVISLLSGHVGGANELTEKVAALTNGKAVITTATDRANVAAIDNIAKAIDGYLPDFKATTKRINSLLAAGEEVGIYLDEPLTIDQRGFTEKAVSPLIYISTKWQLPETDLERIRLIPRHRVLGVGCRKGISTETIDTAFKHFCEQENIHPRAFAEIHSISIKEQEPAIRHLAEKWEMKFIVHSAEELQTVAEKYPTSEFVKKTVQVGNVALSSADIGSSGNVISPRFAETGVTFAAGKLTKNNEVAK; encoded by the coding sequence ATGAGTATAGATAAGATTGCGATTATTGCAGTCACAGCTCGTGGCCGAGATTTGGCAATCCAACTAACCAATACTATTGATGCAACTATTTTTGTACCAGCAAAGCATGCAAACAGTAAAAGCCAAGCCCTACAACCTGATTTTCGAACTGGAATGCAAACACTTTTTTCTAAGTATCAAGGTTTAATTTGTATTATGGCTACTGGAATAGTCGTTCGAACACTTGCACCAGTCATTCAAGATAAATTATCCGACCCAGCCGTACTTGTTATGGATGAAAATGGTGAATTCGTTATTAGCTTACTTTCAGGACATGTCGGCGGGGCAAACGAACTGACAGAAAAAGTTGCCGCTTTAACAAATGGCAAAGCTGTCATTACGACCGCAACTGACCGCGCAAATGTAGCGGCAATTGACAATATCGCTAAAGCTATTGATGGCTATTTACCAGATTTTAAAGCAACAACGAAACGTATTAACAGTCTACTCGCTGCTGGAGAAGAAGTTGGAATTTACTTGGATGAACCACTAACTATCGACCAAAGAGGTTTTACAGAAAAAGCAGTTAGTCCGCTTATCTATATTTCTACTAAATGGCAACTTCCAGAGACAGACTTAGAAAGAATCCGGCTCATCCCAAGGCACCGCGTACTTGGTGTTGGTTGTCGAAAAGGCATTTCAACGGAAACTATTGATACTGCTTTTAAACACTTTTGTGAACAAGAAAACATTCATCCACGCGCATTCGCTGAAATTCATAGTATTTCTATTAAAGAACAAGAGCCTGCAATTAGGCATTTAGCAGAGAAATGGGAGATGAAATTTATTGTCCATTCAGCAGAGGAACTGCAAACCGTAGCTGAAAAATATCCAACATCTGAATTTGTCAAAAAAACAGTACAAGTTGGCAATGTTGCTTTATCCTCGGCTGATATCGGAAGTAGCGGCAACGTAATTTCCCCTAGATTTGCAGAAACTGGTGTGACATTTGCAGCAGGAAAATTAACTAAAAATAATGAGGTGGCAAAATGA